From Malaya genurostris strain Urasoe2022 chromosome 2, Malgen_1.1, whole genome shotgun sequence:
aagcaaaatttctcccctcgcactgacaacttcatcgagagctcttctctttcacatttatacaccactgttgtgtaaagtgtgcacgcatcatgagtgcgtttgtttatttccttttacctcttccactgaatcgcaccaaagtgctagagcattagctaataaattctctgaggtggatgcagatactttcacagaggtgtacacgccggtgagcactctgctgtatggttttcgtagatgaagcgtggacacgcaaaatcagcgaaataaaacaatttatcgtaaaattttcggttttccttgcaaattttgtgttcgctcaccatcacgcgccagtggtcacttgggtgtatttagacgagagcgcgtgtgagcgattcatgcgaagagaatgtgtttcactcgcgccagctgctttaaccacaagcacacactcaaatgctgcccattcgacactgagaagaagtgcgctttcctctttgtgcggtgcttcgttttttgcatcctcggtgtggcaaaaatctgactctagcgtgtatcactctggtgaaatgccatctctgtgtGATATCAGCTGAAGTACTAAAACCACGGTAACCCACGCTGAACCTTAATATAACAACCTTATGCGCAAACATCCACGATGAGAGCTGGCATCACAGCTTTGTCGTCACAAGCGCGGTCGTTACCGCCATTTTCAGTATACAACTCTTGCAGAGGTAAGACGTGTGCTTTACATTGCTGAGAGCCCCTTTTCGTGCGATGCAAATCAGAAATGCAcacattcggatctgataagtcagtttttcaaaaatctgtgatcaagccaaaaacctgtctgcgAAAATCTGtcgaattcaatttgttgagcaaaaaaaggtctcactaccaaaaCGCTCTGTACCTATTTTCTCAAccactctgtactttttggtgctaaactgtgttcgatttccaaaatctgtgattgATTTTGtgtatttcagaatctgtgaaaatctgtgataattttcagaaatctgtgaaaatctgtcatttttaaaatccgtgcagaaaattgaaaatctggcaTCACTGCTGATAATGTGGAGTGGTTGAActgcactcaaataaaaattcacgttcgattcacttgaaaaatcacgtaaactggtttcaaatgtcaaattgaatattttacgtgacgaaaatgaatgttatacgaacatcctctaaaatgaatagagtcatcacataaggtttacgtgaattgaccaaacgtcaaacaatctacgtgaatttccagtgtgaaaaactcgattttgaaaatggcgaacagtggccctcaaagtgtgagtagtgcaaatatttgcgagaaatgttatttaattacaattttttactacatcgatcggttgattccagtatgaaagtttccatgtgttcgattggatcgagtgcctgcgtgagtccggaagtgtgcccgctcctgccgaatgcttcaaacaggccgttggtccaccgaaaaacgagttcaaaatcggtatgaagctagagacactggacccatgtaatgggatctcaacctgcatcggtagtgttgtggaagttctcggatctcgacttcggcttcagttggatggcagtgacaacacaacgatttctggaggcttgtcgattcgagatcccacgacgttattagttgcttttcattttttatttaaaattccatgctgattttctaaaataaatgttttgttttgcatgtcattttgcattctttagatttatataaaaatctgaaatttcCCTTTtttcttcaaccaatatatgaaATAGTGTTTcttttatatctaaatttgatatgaactgatagataaatgtgaaatgagcagtacattacattttacctatgaaacacgtaacttttactggattatgcattaaacagcttttaaatgccagtcttttgaaacctacgtgaaaagtagggtggaaaatattcacataacttttcacgtaactataacatgattattattttgagtgtgaaACTCGAGTCAGTTTTGATcctcactgaaatgaaaatcttatttatattcattagatttgtcatatgaatcatatgcagaatataattcatagaaattatatggaaacttataatctttatttaatgtgtacgtcaaatctaaatggacgttatcataatgaaagttataaaaatatcccatataatttatatggaaatccgatggaagtcgtgaatcgtactgcttgaagctgaagaaatagttgtgtctccgatattcatcaactgctccagaccattttttttcaggaacttccgcatctcaatgtaattttaaatcgctgacaagacagctcatccaacttcgttcaaggatatgcgttaacggaccatgaaatatatatccggtacatttcattactctatctgtctagtaagattcatttttattgtcagtctcgggatctcacttctttttcgcaaatatcatgaggtgctcccttaccgaatggaatactagtaaagcttgaatcctcaaagaaaagtagtagttggcgattatctgctattcgtaagagctctattgaaagttatatatatatatatatatatatatatatatatatatatatatatatatatatatatatatatatatatatatatatatatatatatatatatatatatatatatatatatatatatatatatatataaattttttaaaactaggcatatggtatatatgaacctatataaataaattcgaagtgaatataatatgcgcttcataaattgtttcaatgtatgttgtgcggatatctagtaatggttataagacgcgccaatcaatttgactcagactggaaatttcattcgttatatggaaatcctgtaaaaataacgttaagaagagttttatgtttcataagattatctcatatatttgacatgatgttgaacacatcttgtaactattattggaaatgctaatagtgcaaaatcattagaatatcatataatgtgaaaaagaaaatttagctcagcgCTGGTTATtggcacgatgtaaaatacactggtggcgtgataggacatttttggttgtgttggtaatgtaaacataaacaaacgaccagttcAGATCGGGATCAAATTTCTAAGTTACTCCGGTTGTCGCGCaacctggcgaatctttggcactaattgaaaatttggactcttcaagggcttgcaaggtaacgtcgaaatatagcaAATTGTTCACACATTCGATTCTGTTTATTTCATTGGAGGAAGGATctggcggatcgcactgtggaaTATATTACAGTTATCATGGAGTGATAGTGCTGTGACTGGTATTTGAAATGCAGGTGATACTCTAGATGATTCCGAATTGGACGAGTAAATTTTTGCTTAACCGATCGATTAACCGAAAATGTAATACATCTTGGTTTTGAAGTTCCTAATCAATCAAACAATATCTGCCAGTAGCTCTTCAGACTCTTAagatgaaattttgctttaccgagccgtaattggtttttgaaaagtataaacggttactgttccgttccacggtgatggttttagaactgaaaagtagtgtttgtagcagaatttcacaaagaatctgaaaatgcaactcaaaattataaaattttaatcaatacctaggacaggacctgacaattgttaatccacttttaggaccaatttcggaccagctcgtgattggttgaaattgacataagcaagtactagttgttgaaattaatattactgcaggatggtagaaaaagtgttgtcagtatcgtcggtaacaatgtagcttgatattggatattttatttttcgggtcatcttttcaaaattattaatttcaataggatttaagttcaatttgtttttaagtcctgtcaatgcggaaagtatacaagtacatttaacaatccctGGATGGTACAAAGAggaagcctgaaatcacgaagtgtgatatggacgagaatattgattatgttggttgagaatagcaccgaatctttggatacttctatatgttattatttttctcatatagaatatgttgaatactttagttaataaagctgcaagaattaattacccaaaattgagtgttttagaaaaattttattatgctgtttcaactaaacgttttcttcaaaacaaacatctgatcaaaatgaatccagagctatatttttgaccgatataacatttgtctaaatgttttcaaatgataaataattgcattttaTAAGGGGAGaacgttttcagaatgaataattatctctactggcaatagtgatcgcgaggcatttattatttacagcagggagcaaccggaataagaagagaaatatttttctggaaaaagaagccagttgtctggtcctgtcctagatcaatacaaccgaaatttgaaaaggtttacATAaacattttcgcatttttttattgcttgcgcgctgctgtttcgtattgaggtggtgtgagaaatacaCGGTGGAGTCGGTAGGATTATATCgtaagcaaaaattacatatcaaataataacGCGAATtaatgcagcattgggttttgtattaaaatgaaaacgagttgtatacaat
This genomic window contains:
- the LOC131427395 gene encoding polycomb protein Scm-like — translated: MANSGPQSYESFHVFDWIECLRESGSVPAPAECFKQAVGPPKNEFKIGMKLETLDPCNGISTCIGSVVEVLGSRLRLQLDGSDNTTISGGLSIRDPTTLLVAFHFLFKIPC